In Kwoniella shivajii chromosome 11, complete sequence, the DNA window ATATGAGGTGAAGAATAATGATAGTTCGTTAATCGTAGTTGGTGTACCCCATTCTTTCATCGCTTGAGCGGCCTGTCAAATGTATTAGGAGCATATTCTTACCataaaagaagagaaacctTGTTCACTTACGGTGATCTTTAAACCACTTCCCCAACCATCAATCTCACCATAAGCAGGACTTCTAACATCGGTAAATCTACCATTAGGATATTCATCCCAGCTATCTTCACCACTTGGACCATTATTTGAACCGGCCGCGCCTGAAGTACCCAAACCTTTCTTGGGTGCAGGAGGTAAAGCATGATTTGTCAAACCCCATTGAGCGAGTTGACTAGCTTCACTTGGACTGATCGATAAATCTGACATTTGATTCGGTAATGTGCCATTTGTCGAGTGTCCATTTATGGCTAAAGCTCCATTGGGCTGAGGTGAATCGTCTTCAATCAACCTATTATGTCttgataaaggagaagattgatttggtgatgaagaggacgTCCATTTGAGATTTTCTAATATGGTTCTAACAGATTTTTCTAAATTGAGTGTACAGAAATGTATACCAGGAACTAATTTTGAATCTAATATCCTTTGAACCATCTTAGTAGCTAATTCAGCTCCGTATTTCTTGACTGCTGAATCatcagatgaaatgggtaACAAATCAGACGAAATTGATTCTGGAACAGGACATTTTGTTAAATTGACTAATCTTCGGAATGAAGCGAAGTTCTGAATTGGCATAATACCAGGTATGATAGGTTGAGTAATACCTGTTAACGCAAATCCCAACCGTATCAGTATTATGCTCCTTCTTCGGCGAACCCGCATTGATAAGACATTGTATTATGCTCACCTCTTTCCCGGCATGTTTTGACCCAATCTAAGAATCCCTCTACGTCGTAAAACAGCTGAGTGACAATGAAATCCGCTCCAGCATCACATTTGACTTTCAGATATTGTAGATCACTCTCATCGGATTCACTGTCTGGATGTGGAGTTGGATATCCCGCTACACCAATACAGAAGAAATCATCGTGATTTTGTCGAATGTAGCGAACTAGATCATCGGCATGTTGGAAATAATCAGGTTGGGGATTAGGTTCAGTTGCATATTCTTCTGATCGAGGTGCGTCTCCTCTCAATGCTAAGATGTTTCGTATTCCTAATGATTTGCATTTCTGTTGTGAATGTCATCATAAGCTTCCTTTGATTCTCATTCACATTGCGAGAAACAGCCGATCAGTGGAGTGGCTATTTCTACTCACCTCTAAAGCTTGATCAACTTTTTCTTTGGGCATATTGGTACATGTGAGATGTAAGATCACTTCTAGACCTAATTTGGTGACATGTTCAGCCAGCTCCAGTGATTTGTCAGCCGTTGATCCTCCAGCTCCCCATGTCACAGATACCGCCAGAGGAGACGGCAAAGGCGCAGAAGCCAATCGTTGGATCCTATCGAGTAAATTGACCAGACCAGCTTCCGTCCGAGGTGGGAAGAACTCGAACGTATGGAATGGGCCATTTCGGTCGGTGATTAAAGAAGCAAGGGGCGCCATGACGTTTCCGATTTGATGCTGTAAACCTCTCTCAGAACAGCGATGCAAGAGTaggaaaagaacaagatattTCCATTCGAGTAGTTTCAATGAAAAAAGACAAgagaaaagtcaaagaaagacGCCATAACAGCCCCCGGGtcattttgattccgctACCTCGCCGCTTTGATGATTACGTATTCATTTCATAATCCTGTAGCAGCATCCTTTCGCTTTAAATCGAAATTTACATATATTTTATGTTTCATCGATATGAATGTTGAGTATCGTCCAGCTATCAGCTATCTATCATCCCTGGTGAGGGGGAAGATGTCTAGTGCAAAGCACACAATGTGGGAAGCATGATAATGAGTCTGCTGGAAGTTATCTTTGTGAATAAAGCAATCTATACTGAAACGACCTCACCTTTACAATGGACTGGATTGCAAGACTCCGGCTGTTATCAATCCCGACTATTTGTGCTTTTCTAAGCTTTGTGTTTGTTGTCATAAGACCTTGGTCCAAGATAGCGGGACAGTAAGCTAGTATTCTCATCTGAGGTTTATGAAACATGAGCTGACGTTTCTGCGATATTTTAGATGGGCTTTCCTTGTCTACACTTCtaatctcatcttcttctttccgaGAGGTAGGATAAGTGTTCAGCTCGAATCTACAGGTAAAACCGTCTTCGCATATGACACAGACCTGAGCTGACACATACGTATATACAGTCCTCGGTACAATAGGAGGCGTGTTAGGATTGGCTTGGGCCACTGCTACTTTAGCTATTGCAGCATATTGTGGAAGGAAATACGGACCTGATTCGTCGCAAAGTCGCGCTATCCTCGGATTAGGTCTCGCCCTCTTGGCACTCACAGGTAAGTATCATCTAGCTTACTCACTACAGGAGGACTGTGACTAATCGAAGATTATAAATTCATCAATCCGATTCAGTCGGTTTCATAAGAAGTTATTCACATCGATTAAATGTCTT includes these proteins:
- a CDS encoding methylenetetrahydrofolate reductase — encoded protein: MAPLASLITDRNGPFHTFEFFPPRTEAGLVNLLDRIQRLASAPLPSPLAVSVTWGAGGSTADKSLELAEHVTKLGLEVILHLTCTNMPKEKVDQALEKCKSLGIRNILALRGDAPRSEEYATEPNPQPDYFQHADDLVRYIRQNHDDFFCIGVAGYPTPHPDSESDESDLQYLKVKCDAGADFIVTQLFYDVEGFLDWVKTCRERGITQPIIPGIMPIQNFASFRRLVNLTKCPVPESISSDLLPISSDDSAVKKYGAELATKMVQRILDSKLVPGIHFCTLNLEKSVRTILENLKWTSSSSPNQSSPLSRHNRLIEDDSPQPNGALAINGHSTNGTLPNQMSDLSISPSEASQLAQWGLTNHALPPAPKKGLGTSGAAGSNNGPSGEDSWDEYPNGRFTDVRSPAYGEIDGWGSGLKITAAQAMKEWGTPTTINELSLFFTSYLRSAPETPTTPFCDLPLSPESLTILPYLLELNSEKLKHWTVGSQPAVDAAKSEDPIHGWGPRGGYVFQKAFVEFFVKEEQVKELEEKIERKGNGAISMYAGNKKGDFRTNTEEDTVNAVTWGVFPGQEIVQSTIIEGESFLAWKEEAFDIWTEWSLLYPRHSPARKLLEGISGEWWLVSLIHHDYKDNEGLWKFLLQE